The Deltaproteobacteria bacterium genome contains the following window.
GCTCTCTTTCCTGACTGTGGAACAGCTCCCCCGCCAGTCTTTGCAATTCCTCGCGGTGACGCTTGACCGCCGTCATAAGCGTGGTGTTCTCGATGGCTGCGCCCAGGAAGTTCCCTATGGACCCCATCAGGTCTTTCTCTTTGATGTTCAGCTCGCGGCCGGCCGGCAGCTCCAGGGAAAAGAATCCGGAGGCTTTGTTCTTCGCCGTAATCAGGAAACAATGAAAGTCCAGCTCGTGATGGCCGTCGCGCAGGGGTACGGAAGCCAGGAAAGAGGGGAACCGCGGCTTGGGTGCAAAGGAGATGTTCTCCTGGAACAGGGCTTTCATCAGTCGATCGTCTTTAAGCGTGATCGTCCCTTTCTTTCCGAACATGCCGCTGGTCATGCCCACCTGGGCCCGCAACACCAGTCTCCCCGCTTCACGGTCGATCAGATACACTCCTCCGGTCTTGAGGCCCAGCATGGCCAGCACGTTCTCGAGAGCGAACTGGAGGATCGTGTCCAGATTCATCGTCAGATTCATCGTGAGGGCGATGTTGTTCAGGAGTTGAAGTTCCCGGTTCCGCTGCTGAAGGTTTTTCTCCGCCTGTTTGCGGAGCGTGATGTCCTTGGCCAAACCTTCGACCAACTCGACGCGGCCGTCCGGTCCCAGGACCGAATTCCCATTGATGAGCACGGTAATCCGGGATCCGTCCCTTCGGACCAATTCGGTCTCGAAATCCTTGACCATGCCGTCCCGGTCTATCATCTCCTGAAACGCTCGCGGTGCGTCCGCACTCAAATACAACCGGCTCACGTTTCCCACGGACAGCAGGTCCTCCTTGTCCCGGTATCCCAACATGGCCACTCCGGCCGGATTGACGTCCAAAAGCGCACCCGTCCGGGAAGCCACGTAAATCATATCCTGGGATCCTTCGAAGATCCGGCGGTATTTCCTCTCGGAAGCAATTCGTTCATCTTCGAGACGTTTCTTGTCCGTTATGTCCTTGAATACCTCGATCCCGCCCAGGACTTCCCCATGTGCTCCCCGTAGCACGGAAGTACTGCATATGATAGGCACCTCCCGACCAAGAGCGTTTCGAATGCGGTATTCCCGGTTGTAAATGTTGCGCCCGGTTTCCACGGCCTGCTTCACCGCGCAATCGGTTTCGCATATGCTGTTCTTGAACACGTCCTTGCAATACATGCCCACTGCGTCGTGCGACCAGAATCCGGTGATCTGTTCCGCCGCGGGATTGATGTATGTAATCTTCCAGTCCCGATCCGTGGTGAACAAGCCGTCCGGCAGCCGATCCAGTATTTGAAAAAATCCTTCTTCACGCTGGTAGGCATGCTTCAGGGCGTCCTCGAAATACACACGCACTTGATCGGCAACGAATCCGTTCCAACCCAGCGGATCTTCGTTGGCGTGGGCTTCGAAAAAATCGCACATGAGACAGGATGCCAGTTTCGAACGGAAATCGATCTGATAGGAGTTAAAACACCGAGTGCGCGGCACCAGCCAGCAAGGGCTCTTGCCGCCCCTATGGACGGGACACATCTCCTCGTTGCAATCCATGACCTCCCAACACGCCAGGGATCGCTGGGAATCGGACTCTCTAAGACTCACGTATCCTTTTGACCGCAACAAACTCACAACACGGGTCTCCTTGGGCCCGACAGTGTTTCTCTTGAGCTTTGTACGTAAAACATCCGTCCGGATAATCCGGACCGTACATCAGATCCATGAAACCCGCCGTTACGCCGCACAGCATGAAGCATTTGCCGCTGTCGGCCTTCCCGTAATTCAGAAGATAACCGTCCGATTCGTAACCGCTCATGGCCTGGATCACCAGCTTCTCATGGGGAACAATCTCTTTTATTTTCAGGTCCCCCCATCCCAGCGCAACGGCGATAGCGGCAAACGCTTCTATCTGGTCGGTTTCGGTCTCGATCATGGGACGAACCAGTTCGTCCCATTCGGACGAGGTCCGGATACCGTGGAAGGTCGCGTAAGAGCATTCCTGCGCCGCGCGAATCAGCAGATCCACAGCTTGAACCTGCGGTTTCGGCCTGAGAATCCGCTCGAATTCAAAGCAAAGCATGTTGTAATAAGAGGCATAGTTCAGGGAGAGATACACCCCGAAAATGGGGATGATTCCTTTCGAGTCGCGCGTGGCACTGCCCTGCATAACGGCTCGGACAATTCTAGCTCCGTCAATCGCCATGGTTTCTCTCTGTAGCTACGAATTTACAGACCTTGCCTTTCACCAGCTTGCAGGCCGTTTCCTCAACTTCATACTCTCGTTCGTACAAAACCGATAGTATGCCTGCGATCCAGCCTCTGGTGAAATGGCATCCCGGAGTGAACCTCCGGCCGTGCTTGGCCAGCCACCCTGTGACGTGGTGGCTTGATAGGGATTCCACGCGGGAACGCCTCGATCCCACCTGGCGGAAGTTCAGCAGCCCTAAGCCGCAAATCTGATGCAGGGTTTCGGCCAGCTCGATCTTGGACTTAACGGTGCGGATCTGGGGATACCGTTCCAGGATGATGCGAAACCCGTTGGCCGACGCCCGCTCGGCGGCGCACACCATGAGATTCGCGCCTTCCATGCCCAACGTTTCCTCGGCCATGGTTTGCAGGTTGATGTTGAAGTGGTGGCAATGCATGATGATGGGACTGCCCGCCAGGCTCACGCGGTAACCGTCGCGCGTATATTCCTTACGCCAGTCAATGTCCATAGGTACGTTCCTGTCGGCCGATAAAAGCCGCTAAGCTCCTTTGAAGTTCAGGTAATCCCTCAACGCATCTTCGGTGCTCCGGAATGCGAGATCGTCCCAAGGTACGGCGTCGTATGCGAACAACCGGGCTTCGCTCACTTCGTCTCCCGCCTCGATTTCTCCGTGGTCCCATCGGGCCGTGTACACCACCACGACCACCTCGGAATCCGGATAGGAGTACACGCCAAGCAAGCGGTCGATGGAAACGTCGATATTGGCTTCCTCGCGCGTTTCACGAACGGCTGCGGCTTCCACCGGCTCCATCAGATCCACGAAGCCTCCGGGAACGACCCACTTACCGATCTCGGGAGGTATCGCCCTTCTGACGAGCAGAATCGATCCATCCCGATCGATCACCGTGCAAGCCGCCACTTTCGGATCGAGGTAGAAAACAAACCCGCAACGCCGACATTTCAATCTCGGCGGTTCGGTTTTGCGAATCACCGTCCAACCCAACTCGCCACCACAGGAAGGACAGAACCGAAACGCTTTTTTCCGATCCGGGCCGTGGTCATTCATGAAAGGCAACGGGATTATATTCAACAAACAGGCGATAGAAAGCCGCCAGCACGAGTGCATGAGTAATGTCGCCGTTTTTTATCAGTGAGGGCACTTCAGAAAGAGGGTGCAGGCAGGTTTGAATGTCTTCCGCATCGTCCAGTTGTTGAGCTCCAAAGTAGTCCACATCGTGGGCAATATACGTGTAGCACCGGTTGTCCAGAATGGCCGGGTTCGGATGTACCCAGCCCAGATCCGTCCACCGGGACGCCGAACATCCGGTCTCTTCCAGGAGTTCCTTCTTGGCCGCCTCGAGGGGGGTCCTGCCGGGATCCACCAGGCCTCCGGGAATTTCCAAGGTGACTTTGCGAATACCATGACGGTATTGATGGATGAGAACGACCTCCTTGTCTTTCGTCAACGGTATTACATTCACCCAGGGACACGACTCCAGAACGAAAAATTTATGTTCACGGCCGGTACGGGGAGACTGGGAATGGTCCGTGCGCACACGGAACACCCGATAAGAGTTGTCCAAATCGCTTTTGAGTACTTTCCAGGGTTTGATGCCCGCCATCTAAAACTCCAAATTTCCCGGTGTACGGGGGAAGGGAATCACGTCGCGGATATTGGACATACCCGTGACGAACTGCACCAACCGATCGAAACCCAAACCGAATCCGGAGTGGGGCGCGGTGCCGTATTTACGAAGGTCGAGGTACCACCAATAGTCATCCAGGTTCATTCCCGCCTCTTTCATACGCGCCGCCAGCACCTCGTACCGTTCCTCGCGCTGGCTGCCTCCCACGATTTCCCCCACCCGGGGGACCAGCACGTCCATGGCGGCCACGGTATTTCCATCGTCGTTAACCCGCATATAGAAAGGACGAATCGCTTTGGGATAACCCGTCAACACGACCGGCCGTTTGAATACGTCCTCGGTGAGGAATCGTTCGTGCTCGGACTGAAGATCATCCCCCCATTGAATGGGAACGTCAAACGTCTTCTTGGAGCGGGAAACAAGATTCACCGCCTCCGTGTAAGATATGCGCTCGAAACGCTGCGTCAGAAGGTCCTCCAATACGCGTGAAATCGTCGTATCGACGAAACGATGGAACAGATCCATGTCCTCCGGGCAGCGTTCCAGAACGTTCCCAATAACGAATTTCAAGAACGCTTCCACAAGGTCGATGTCTTCGTCCAAATCGCAGAACGCCATTTCGGGTTCGACCATCCAGAATTCAGCCAGGTGTCTGGACGTGTTCGAGTCCTCGGCGCGGAACGTAGGACCGAAGGTGTAGACTCTTCCCAAGGCCATGGCATACGCTTCCGCCTCGAGTTGTCCACTGACGGTAAGGTGAGCGGGCTTCCTGAAAAAATCCTCGGAAAACGTGACGCTTCCCCCACGGCACATGCTATCGAGATCCAGGGCGGTGACGTGGAACATCTCGCCCGCCCCCTCACAGTCGCTTCCCGTAATGATGGGAGCATGGAGGTAAACAAACCCGTTATCCTGGAAGAAACGGTGCACCGCATCGGCCATTGTGTTGCGTATGCGCGAAATGGCCCCGAACGTATTGGTGCGCGGCCTGAGATGAGCCAGGGTTCTCAAGAACTCGAAGGAATGACGTTTCTTTTGAAGGGGGTATTCATCGGGGTCGGCCCAACCCAGCACCCGTACGCCGGAGGCTTGGATTTCCACCGCCTGTCCTTTGCCGGGCGATTCGATCAACGCACCCGTGACTTCGACGCTGCAACCCGGAGAAAGCTTCAACAGCTCGGACGTGTAATTTTCCAGATTGCCGTCCACCAGCACCTGGATATTCTTCAGGCACGAGCCGTCGTTGACTTCCAGGAATGAAAATCCGCCTTTCGAATCGCGACGGGTGCGAATCCAGCCGTGCGTGCGCACGGTCGTGCCCACGGGCTTCTTTTGGAAAAGCTCCGATATGCGCATCGGACGAGCACTCATTACGTTATGAAACAAATTCCCGGACCGCCCGGTCCCAATCGTCTTCATCCACATGAAAGACAAAGATGGACGTCGCTTCGTTCTCCATCACGGAGCCGTATACATAGTCAATATTGATGGTCTCTTTGGACAGACGACGAGCCATCTTTCCCAGGACGCCGGGCTCGTTCTTGAGCGTCAGAACGAGAACGTCCGCCGTATCTACCGGGTAGTCACGTTCGTTCAAGGCATCCAGAGCTACATCCGGATGATCCACCACCAGACGGATCACAGAGTAAGTTGAAGTCTCTTGCAGGATGCCGCGATAGTGGTCGGCTACGGTAATGCGCCTTCCTGTCTTCTCCCGGGCACGGAACAGTTCCATCAGGTAGTTCTTGGCGTTCTGTATGCTGATCGCCAATATATTTACATGATGGTTCTCCAACACATCGCAGAGTTTCGCCAACTCGCCCGGCTCATTTTTCAAAATTACGCAAATCTGTTTGCCAACGCCCATGGGACAACCTCCAATTCAGTCCGTTTCCGCTTGTTATACACTTCGTGCCCGGCGCACTCAAACTTTTTTTGGAGACGCCACAGCTACGCTTCCGTGTAAGCCTTTTATCTTGACAAGCGGTCCCGTTCTGATATCGTAACGTCTATTGTATACAATATTTTACTTTCTTGTCTAATATATTGGTATAACACATGAATATCATTGTATTAGTTAAGCAGGTCCCCGACACTTCGAAAATTCAAATCGACCCTCGCACCGGCACCCTGAAACGTGAAGGCGCGCCCGGCATCATCAACCCGGAAGACACCCACGCCCTGGAGACCGCCCTCCAGCTCAAGGAGATCAGGGGAGGCTCCATCACAGTGGTGTCCATGGGGCCCCCCCAGGCAATAGACGCGATTTCGGAAGCCTTGGGTATGGGCGCCGACAGAGGCATTCTGCTCACCGATCCCTTCTTCGCTGGAGCCGATACCTGGGCCACGTCCACGGTTTTGGGCAAGACCGTCCAGCGGCTGCAGCCGTTCGACCTCATTCTCTGCGGCCGTCAGGCCATCGACGGCGACACGGCGCAAATCGGACCTCAAGTGGCGGAGTTTCTCAACCTCCCCCAGGTCACCTATGTCCGACATATGGAAACGAAAGACGCCTCGATCATTTGCGAACGGACGGTGGATGGCGGCATCGAAACAGCGATCAGCCCACTGCCCTGTCTGGCGACCGTTTTGGCCTCCAAGAACCGCCCTCGGTATCCTGTTATCAGGAATCTGTTATCCGCCTGCCGGGAAAAGGCTCCCATCGAAGTGTGGAACGCCGCCGATATAGGGCTTAAGGTGGACGACATCGGACTTCTGGGCTCTCTGACCAAAGTCGTTCGAGTGTTCTCGCCCAAACAGGAGCGGATGGGAGAAATCTGGCAGGACTCCGCGGACGTGATGGCAACCAGACTGGTGGATCGGCTTTCCGCCGCGCATTTGCTATAAAGGTATCCAGCCGTGGCCGTATGGATCGACCCCGATAAGTGCAATGCCTGCATGGTCTGCGTACGTGTCTGTCCCTACGGGGCCGTGGAGATCGTGGCCGACTGCGCCCGGCAGACGGAACGGTGCACCATGTGCGGCGTTTGCATCGAGTCGTGCAAACAACAAGCCATTCTCTCCGACGCGGAAAAACGTTCGATCCCGGACCTGAGCGGTCACCGGGGTGTGTGGGTATTTGCCGAGCAGCAAAACGGGCGTTTGAACCGCGTTGGGCTCGAATTGCTGGGTCGGGCGCGCACGTTGGCGGACGACCTGGGTCAGGAGGTTTCAGCCGTACTGGCCGGTGACCGCATACGGCATTTGGCTTCCGACCTCATTACGGGCGGAGCGGACGTTGTTTTCGTCATTGAAGACCCTCGATTGGACCGTTATCAGACATCCTCGTACGCCAAGGTTTTTTCCGACCTGATCCGAGAACACGCTCCGGCCGTTATCCTTTTGGGAGCCACCCACGCCGGCAGAGATTTGGCGCCCCGACTGTCCCGAAGACTCCGGCTAGGTTTGACCGCGGATTGCACCGGTCTCGAAATAGACCATGAGGATCCCAACCGGAATCTGCTCCAGACCCGCCCGGCCTTTGGGGGTGACATCATGGCCACCATTGTTACGGCCGGTGTCCGGCCTCAAATGGCCACGGTGAGGCCGGGTGTGATGGAACCGAGGCCGGCCGACCTCACGCGAAAAGGTCAAGTGCGCGTCGTCCGGCCCGAACTCGATTCAAATGACTTCAGAATAACCCTCTTGGACGTGGTGCGGGAAACCGGGCGGACCGCGGACCTGTCCTCCGCCAAGATCGTGGTGGCCGGGGGACGGGGGGTAGGAGGCGAAGATGGATTCAGATTGCTCGAGAACCTCGCCCAAGTACTAAACGCGGAACTCGGCGGCAGCCGTGTGGCCGTGGAAGAGGGATGGATCTCTCCGGATCGACAGATCGGCCAAACCGGACAGACCATACGCCCGGAACTGTACATAGCCTGCGGCATCAGCGGCGCCGTCCAGCATCGGGCCGGTATCCTCAATTCGAGATACATCGTGGCCATCAACAAGGACCCGGGGGCTCCCATATTTGCCGTCGCCGACTACGGCCTGGTGGGGGACCTCGGGGAAATCGTGCCTTCGTTGACCGAAAGGATCGGGCGGCTGACGTGAACGCCCAACTACCGGAACGGAGTAGCTGCATGCTTCGGTCATCTCCCAAAGAACTCCTGCGGACCGTTATGGCCCGATATGTCAATAAGGAACTGATTCCCAAGGCTCAGGAAATCGACGAACACGGTGAATTCCCATGGGAAATCTTCCGTGAAATCGGGAGGATGGGATTGTTTGGGATGCGCTACCCGGCCAAAGACGGTGGAGCCGGGGGCGACTCGACCCTGTTCTGCATCGCTTGCGAGGAACTGGCGCGGGGTTCCATGAGCGTTGCCGCCATTGTGGCCATGCAATCCCTTATGGGCACGAATTTCTTGTATCGTTATGGCGGTCCCGAGTTGCGGGAAATGTTTTTCCTGCCCGCCATGAAGGGCGAAAAGGTCGCCGCATTCGCCCTGACCGAGCCTGATGCCGCTTCGGACCTGGGAGCGGTGCGAACCGCGGCCGCGCGGAAAGACGGCGCTTTCGAGATAACGGGGCTCAAGACCTGGATTACCAACGGCCCCGTAGCCGACTTTTTCACCGTATTGTGCCAGACCGATAAGACAAAGGGCATTAAGGGGCTGAACTTCTTCTTCGTTCCACGCGAAACTCCGGGTGTATCCACGAGCCGGCGCTTCGATCTTTTGGGTACGCGTTCCACCCCCATTTCCGAAGTGGCCTTCTCGAATTGCCTGATCCCGCTCCACTACCGGTTGGGCGGAGAAGGTCACGGAGTGAAGAACCTCATGGGAATTCTGGCGGAAATCAGGACCATGACCGCCGCATTGGGGTTGGGCCTGGCCCGGGCCGCGCTGGACGATTCTCTCCAGTACGCCAAAGAGCGCACCCAATTCGGAAAGCCCATCGGCAACTATCAACTTATCCAGGCGAAAGTCGCCGATATGGCGACCGAGATTGAAGCCAGCCGCTTGATGATCTACAATACCACGCGTATGATCGATGAGGGCCGGCCTTGTATGAAAGAGGCGTCCATGGCAAAATACTTTGCCACGGAGACGGCGTGCCGGGCCGCAGACCAGGCGACACGCATCTTCGCATCGTACAGCTATGCCATGGACTACAGACCTCAGCGCTACTATCGCGATTGCCGTTTTCTGCTGTACGGAGGCGGAACGAGTGAAATTCTTCAGACCATTATCGCACGGGAGGTCGGACTCCAATAACGGTCCGATCCATATCCACTAAAATGGTCTCGCATCCCGGCTGGTTGAAAATGGCAATATCCTCGCGGAAAAGGGCAGAGGTGAAGGGGCTACACGGAATGACTCCGCCAAAGTGCAACTTTTCAACGTGCTTTTGACAGGATAGAGGCTCTCGAAGTCCTCGGAAAGGCAGGCAGGAATGTTTGATCTTTATCTGGTAATAGGTCTGGCGGTGGCCGTAATCCTTGCGACGGAGATTTTCGGGGCCATTCAACACCGAAAGGAAAAAAAGGATTCCTAGCCCGGAAGCGTCATGAAGAGTGTTTCGTCTGGGGGTGAGGCGGCAAGAGCGCTTCGGCGGGCTCACGTCAAGGCGAAGCCGATGATTCAGTCGGGGGACGTATCAGGTGAGATCTAGGAGTGAATTCTCTCGTCAGAGAGATTCATCGTTCCGCCTATTGCAGGGTGTCTTTTCAAACGCGCTCCCGCCTCTCGTCTATCACGCTGACATCATCAGCATTCATATGAAGCGGTAAAAGCATTCAAGAATCATTCGGGCGGGCGAGCCGAAGCACACAGCTCCCGTTTGACGATTGCACAATGGACAAGGAAGGCCATCCTTCCACCTTCGTTCGGCAAGACGTCAAAGTCCTTTTCGATGACAGATTCCGGCAGCTTCCGTGACGGCCCCGGTCCCGCCCCGATGATCTACCCGTATCAGATTTCGATGATCTTCCAGCTGTATCGAGCGCCGTTCAGGACCCGATTGTGCGGACCTTGCCAGGAAAACCGATCCGCATTCAATATTCCGGTCTTGAAAGTCACCCAACGATATCGATTTGCATTGAGAATTCCACAGGAGCTGCATGGCATGGGCGGGGTTCCCATCAATCTGAGGGACCGGCCGCCAAATGCATATCTTTCGGCGTTCAGGATTCTCTGTTCCATCTGAACAAAAATCGGTGGCTCAGGAATGTGAAGTGGGGTGGGTGCGGACATTTTTTCCACTTCCGGAGGTCGAGCTTCTTCAGGAACTGGTGATTCATCCGGTTCCGAAGGTCGAGGTTCGGACGAGACGGGTGGCTGAAAACCGAGAGTAGTCTTTATTTTGGTCCAGAATCGCTCCATGATGCGCCCTTTCTATATATATGGTTTTGGACATATATGGTTAAGACTTCCTCCCTTGGGGAAAAAGATCGATACGACGCATTTCAGCATGTGAGATAATTGGGACGATCATTCACAGCGCCGCTCGGCATGAGAACTCCCGAGGGCGTCTTTCCGGAACCAATTCTTTTAGGAGATCTCATTACAACAGACACTTCGTCATTATATCAGACTGAAATTGTTCTATTACAATACTAAATCATAAAAATCCACTCTAATCTTCTTTATTGCCGATTCTTGTGCGAGTTCTTGGGCGGGTTTTGGATCTTGAGAAAAAGCCGCAAAGCGCATAAACTGAGCGGCATCCTGATGGCAGGAGGGTATGCAGGCGCTTTCCGTGTGCACTTCACGTAACCGTCGGACGGTCGGCATGAACGAATAACCGTCCAAAAAGGCGGAATCGGGCTTCGACAGGCGGCCGCCTGAAGAGGAAACCGATCTCCGGATGCACGGCGAACAACTCCTTCACCTTCCGTTTCTCGGACTCCTTCCGATCGCGTGACCGCCGTCGATTCTCGGCTGTCCCATACTTCGACGTAGCCGAACGACCGTCGAGTGGATGACCCTTCGTAGGGGGAAATAGTCTCTTGCGTCTCCGGGTGTTTTAGCGTAAATTTTTATCACCCGAAGTTCCACCCGGTTATTCCAGAGCCCCTCCGGGCTGGACCCTGTTATCGAACGCCGAGATCTCGACCGGCCTCTTTAAGTGGATGCTCTATGGACCTGCCCGTGATTGTTCCCCCGGTGGCTCCGCGCTGGGTATGGATGGAAGAGGTCACCTACTCCCATATCCCCATTGCCACTCTTATCACCGCCTTCCTGTTTTTGGCCCCCATCTATGAGTACATCGGGTATCGCTTGAAAGACGGGCGGTATGACCGCCTGGCCAAGAGCCTGGTGTACTTTTCCATGATTCTCTATTCTCCGGGAGCCGCTCTGGGCACCGGCATACCCATGTTCATCATCGGCCTGTGGACCGAATTCTGGTCCCGGTGGTCGATGCTGTTCTTCTGGCCCCTCATGTTTCAATTTGTGTTTTTTCTCACCGACGTCGGCTTCTTGTTTTTCGGCTACTATTTACCGTGGGACCGGATGCAGGATCGCAAACGTCTCCACATATTTTTCGGTGCGATGACGGCCCTGTTCGGACTCTTGATCCAAGCCGTCTGGGACTCGCTGGGCGCGTACATGACCACACCCAGCACTCCGTTTCCCCCGATAAGCGAACCGGTCGCCTGGTCGGCGCAAGCCTTTTTCAATCCAAGCTATCCTTTTCTCTTTTTCCATCGTTTTTTTGGAAACATCAGTTACACGATGCTTCTCACGGGCGGCGTATTTGCGCTGAAATGCCGGCGTCAAAAGGACCCGGAAGAAAAAGCGTATTTCGTGTTTGCCCGGGATTTCACTTTTACCATAGGTTTCCTGTCGTTTTTTATCATGCCGTTCATCGGCTGGGGTTTCGCCAGGATGTTGCAGATCAAAGCTCCTGTCGTGTTCTATTCCATCATGGGCGGCCATGCTTCACCTTATTTTGTCACTAAGATGGGCCTTATGGTGTCCATGCTGCTGCTCGCGGCCGTTTACATGTTCAAACGGTATAAGAGCAAGATCGTGCTCGGGAGCATGACATTCGGCATCATAAGCCTGTATTTGGTGTTTCACTGGCATCCTCCACTGCACTGGATCCCCGGAGGGCCGATCGTATGGCGTACGTTTTACACAGTGGCCTTCTTGGGCGTTCTGGCTTTTCTGTGGAACGGCGCTCGATTCAAATCCCTTGAATGGAAGGGCTGGCAATGGGTGCTGTTCACCGCCGGCCTGGCCGCTTTTTTTACTTTTGCCCTGGGCGGATTCGTGCGGGAACGGGCAAGGCAGCCGTATAATGTCTATGACCAATTCGTCAAAGTGGAGGTGCTTCCAGAGGAAGCAGATCGATGGCTGACTTACGAGAAGTGCCTGGGCTGTCATCACAAGAGTCCGGAAGAGTTCGAGCGATACGCCAAAAAGGACTGGGAGGTGCGCGTTGGAATCGAACGAAAACGACCGGGCGTCGACATCACGAATGAAGAGGCGGCGCGAATCGTCTCCTTTCTCAAGGGGAATTACCGATGACCCATATTGAGTTTCCTATATTGGGCGCCAAATGGGCCATCGGCTCCATCGCGTTGTTTCATACCGCCGTGGCTTCCCTCGCCATCGGATTTGCCTTTTTCGTCACCCTAGCTCAGATATTGGCGTATATTCACAAGGATCGGCGATACGACTATCTTGCAAAGCGCGTACAATTGGTCCACGTATGCATCTACAACATCGGGACCATCAACGCCATAGGATTGGTGTTCGCCCTTTCAGGCCTCTATCCCCAATTTTGGAGCCAGATATTCGTCCAGTTTTACTGGCC
Protein-coding sequences here:
- a CDS encoding amino acid-binding protein is translated as MGVGKQICVILKNEPGELAKLCDVLENHHVNILAISIQNAKNYLMELFRAREKTGRRITVADHYRGILQETSTYSVIRLVVDHPDVALDALNERDYPVDTADVLVLTLKNEPGVLGKMARRLSKETINIDYVYGSVMENEATSIFVFHVDEDDWDRAVREFVS
- a CDS encoding electron transfer flavoprotein subunit alpha, which codes for MAVWIDPDKCNACMVCVRVCPYGAVEIVADCARQTERCTMCGVCIESCKQQAILSDAEKRSIPDLSGHRGVWVFAEQQNGRLNRVGLELLGRARTLADDLGQEVSAVLAGDRIRHLASDLITGGADVVFVIEDPRLDRYQTSSYAKVFSDLIREHAPAVILLGATHAGRDLAPRLSRRLRLGLTADCTGLEIDHEDPNRNLLQTRPAFGGDIMATIVTAGVRPQMATVRPGVMEPRPADLTRKGQVRVVRPELDSNDFRITLLDVVRETGRTADLSSAKIVVAGGRGVGGEDGFRLLENLAQVLNAELGGSRVAVEEGWISPDRQIGQTGQTIRPELYIACGISGAVQHRAGILNSRYIVAINKDPGAPIFAVADYGLVGDLGEIVPSLTERIGRLT
- a CDS encoding PAS domain S-box protein; this encodes MSLLRSKGYVSLRESDSQRSLACWEVMDCNEEMCPVHRGGKSPCWLVPRTRCFNSYQIDFRSKLASCLMCDFFEAHANEDPLGWNGFVADQVRVYFEDALKHAYQREEGFFQILDRLPDGLFTTDRDWKITYINPAAEQITGFWSHDAVGMYCKDVFKNSICETDCAVKQAVETGRNIYNREYRIRNALGREVPIICSTSVLRGAHGEVLGGIEVFKDITDKKRLEDERIASERKYRRIFEGSQDMIYVASRTGALLDVNPAGVAMLGYRDKEDLLSVGNVSRLYLSADAPRAFQEMIDRDGMVKDFETELVRRDGSRITVLINGNSVLGPDGRVELVEGLAKDITLRKQAEKNLQQRNRELQLLNNIALTMNLTMNLDTILQFALENVLAMLGLKTGGVYLIDREAGRLVLRAQVGMTSGMFGKKGTITLKDDRLMKALFQENISFAPKPRFPSFLASVPLRDGHHELDFHCFLITAKNKASGFFSLELPAGRELNIKEKDLMGSIGNFLGAAIENTTLMTAVKRHREELQRLAGELFHSQERERKRIAQELHDEAGQSLTGINLNLETALRAIPEHLTDVRSSIEEAQKQVNRTYQEMRRISHRLHPAMLDDLGLKPALSEMLEYISANSGLNVNLNVVGFDGRLDPEVETVLYRFSQEALQNTLKHSGAENFKLSIIRSYPRIILVAEDDGVGFDPEKTETNKGLGLLGMRERAAMLDGIFNIRTQPGVGTRIRVEIPIREKESDG
- a CDS encoding NUDIX hydrolase, encoding MNDHGPDRKKAFRFCPSCGGELGWTVIRKTEPPRLKCRRCGFVFYLDPKVAACTVIDRDGSILLVRRAIPPEIGKWVVPGGFVDLMEPVEAAAVRETREEANIDVSIDRLLGVYSYPDSEVVVVVYTARWDHGEIEAGDEVSEARLFAYDAVPWDDLAFRSTEDALRDYLNFKGA
- a CDS encoding acyl-CoA dehydrogenase family protein, with product MLRSSPKELLRTVMARYVNKELIPKAQEIDEHGEFPWEIFREIGRMGLFGMRYPAKDGGAGGDSTLFCIACEELARGSMSVAAIVAMQSLMGTNFLYRYGGPELREMFFLPAMKGEKVAAFALTEPDAASDLGAVRTAAARKDGAFEITGLKTWITNGPVADFFTVLCQTDKTKGIKGLNFFFVPRETPGVSTSRRFDLLGTRSTPISEVAFSNCLIPLHYRLGGEGHGVKNLMGILAEIRTMTAALGLGLARAALDDSLQYAKERTQFGKPIGNYQLIQAKVADMATEIEASRLMIYNTTRMIDEGRPCMKEASMAKYFATETACRAADQATRIFASYSYAMDYRPQRYYRDCRFLLYGGGTSEILQTIIAREVGLQ
- a CDS encoding electron transfer flavoprotein subunit beta/FixA family protein — translated: MNIIVLVKQVPDTSKIQIDPRTGTLKREGAPGIINPEDTHALETALQLKEIRGGSITVVSMGPPQAIDAISEALGMGADRGILLTDPFFAGADTWATSTVLGKTVQRLQPFDLILCGRQAIDGDTAQIGPQVAEFLNLPQVTYVRHMETKDASIICERTVDGGIETAISPLPCLATVLASKNRPRYPVIRNLLSACREKAPIEVWNAADIGLKVDDIGLLGSLTKVVRVFSPKQERMGEIWQDSADVMATRLVDRLSAAHLL
- a CDS encoding NUDIX hydrolase yields the protein MAGIKPWKVLKSDLDNSYRVFRVRTDHSQSPRTGREHKFFVLESCPWVNVIPLTKDKEVVLIHQYRHGIRKVTLEIPGGLVDPGRTPLEAAKKELLEETGCSASRWTDLGWVHPNPAILDNRCYTYIAHDVDYFGAQQLDDAEDIQTCLHPLSEVPSLIKNGDITHALVLAAFYRLFVEYNPVAFHE
- the asnS gene encoding asparagine--tRNA ligase translates to MSARPMRISELFQKKPVGTTVRTHGWIRTRRDSKGGFSFLEVNDGSCLKNIQVLVDGNLENYTSELLKLSPGCSVEVTGALIESPGKGQAVEIQASGVRVLGWADPDEYPLQKKRHSFEFLRTLAHLRPRTNTFGAISRIRNTMADAVHRFFQDNGFVYLHAPIITGSDCEGAGEMFHVTALDLDSMCRGGSVTFSEDFFRKPAHLTVSGQLEAEAYAMALGRVYTFGPTFRAEDSNTSRHLAEFWMVEPEMAFCDLDEDIDLVEAFLKFVIGNVLERCPEDMDLFHRFVDTTISRVLEDLLTQRFERISYTEAVNLVSRSKKTFDVPIQWGDDLQSEHERFLTEDVFKRPVVLTGYPKAIRPFYMRVNDDGNTVAAMDVLVPRVGEIVGGSQREERYEVLAARMKEAGMNLDDYWWYLDLRKYGTAPHSGFGLGFDRLVQFVTGMSNIRDVIPFPRTPGNLEF